A window of the Candidatus Nitrosotalea okcheonensis genome harbors these coding sequences:
- a CDS encoding alcohol dehydrogenase, protein MNAARIVKVKEPLEIQSLETPKPRGSQVLIKVESAGVCHSDIHLWDGGYEGPAGSFMKTTDRGVKYPLTPGHEVAGIVESMGEDVEGFVKNEKVLVFPWIGEGLCPACRVGEENLCDKPRSLGVYNDGGYAEYVLVPHYRYLAKINDMDTDVCAPLSCSALTAYGAIKTAKLNPGDNVVVVGAGGLGLMGIQLAKAISGARIISLDVNDDKLKIAKQSGADFTINSAKEDPVKAIMELTGNLGADAVIDFVNATKSVETDMQILRRRARVVLVGLFGGSLQLNLVTMPTRAYKLMGSYTGSMTDMIELISLARREIIKPVISNRFKLNQATEALTMLKEGKIIGRGIINP, encoded by the coding sequence ATGAATGCTGCAAGAATAGTAAAAGTAAAAGAACCACTTGAAATCCAGTCTCTTGAAACTCCAAAACCTCGCGGTTCCCAAGTTCTCATTAAAGTAGAATCAGCCGGCGTATGTCACAGTGACATACACCTGTGGGATGGCGGATATGAGGGTCCTGCCGGTTCATTCATGAAAACAACTGATAGGGGTGTAAAGTATCCATTGACTCCTGGACATGAGGTAGCTGGAATAGTGGAGAGTATGGGTGAGGATGTAGAAGGATTTGTAAAGAATGAAAAAGTTTTGGTGTTTCCTTGGATAGGAGAAGGTCTGTGTCCAGCTTGCAGAGTTGGCGAGGAAAACCTTTGTGACAAGCCTAGATCCTTGGGTGTTTACAATGATGGCGGTTATGCCGAATATGTTCTTGTTCCACATTACAGATATCTGGCAAAAATAAATGACATGGATACAGATGTATGTGCTCCTCTGTCTTGTTCTGCTCTTACTGCTTATGGTGCAATCAAGACTGCTAAATTAAACCCTGGTGATAATGTGGTAGTTGTAGGTGCTGGAGGTCTTGGATTGATGGGTATACAGTTGGCCAAAGCCATCAGCGGCGCAAGAATAATTTCATTAGATGTTAATGATGATAAATTAAAAATTGCAAAACAAAGCGGAGCAGACTTTACTATCAATTCCGCCAAGGAAGATCCTGTAAAAGCCATAATGGAATTAACAGGCAACTTGGGAGCTGATGCTGTAATTGATTTTGTTAATGCTACAAAATCAGTAGAAACTGATATGCAGATACTCAGGCGTAGAGCACGTGTTGTTCTTGTAGGACTCTTTGGTGGCTCTCTACAACTAAATCTTGTAACAATGCCTACTAGGGCATACAAGCTCATGGGTTCATACACCGGTTCTATGACTGATATGATAGAATTGATTTCGCTTGCTCGCAGAGAAATAATAAAGCCTGTGATCTCAAACAGATTCAAACTCAACCAAGCTACGGAAGCGCTAACGATGCTCAAAGAAGGAAAGATAATCGGCAGGGGAATTATTAATCCATAA
- a CDS encoding zinc ribbon domain-containing protein, whose translation MQRQIAYKAEWERIPVEFIDPKRTSQLCPICGDRLQEDKFQRRKLLCINCKRTMDRDVIASMNIAYKGWSRFCHPRGFPIEAVNGNVDTPLILRVDGSKLIVGKK comes from the coding sequence CTGCAAAGGCAGATTGCATACAAGGCAGAATGGGAAAGGATTCCTGTTGAATTCATAGATCCTAAACGCACAAGCCAACTCTGTCCAATATGCGGAGATAGACTCCAAGAGGACAAGTTTCAACGAAGAAAATTGTTGTGCATTAATTGTAAGAGAACGATGGACAGGGATGTAATTGCATCCATGAATATTGCTTACAAGGGGTGGAGTAGGTTTTGCCATCCTCGAGGGTTTCCAATTGAAGCGGTGAACGGGAACGTGGACACGCCACTAATCCTGCGAGTCGATGGAAGCAAGTTGATTGTAGGGAAGAAATGA
- a CDS encoding IS200/IS605 family accessory protein TnpB-related protein encodes MYKTTYQSPHELLYMMETFRQMVNDCIRIGIANNCSTMKRLSMLSYKELSNYKILSYYKLTAISQASGRLALMKKDIKKGRTSKSPYVSKPYLVSCYGFKIIGALLSIPMYHGDKFLVKLNNHTISQLENVEPRSFTITPNSISISVRKTIEQIIPQNVIGIDRNLRNITTFDGEKSIMYKTNKLLSIKENTSHVISSFKRLDVRVKKSYQQRLGNRKSRRIQQHLHKISKDIVQRAVESKSIIVMEDLKGIRKLYRKGNGQGNKYRRKLNSW; translated from the coding sequence ATGTATAAAACAACATACCAATCACCACATGAACTTTTGTACATGATGGAAACATTCAGGCAAATGGTAAATGATTGTATCAGAATTGGAATAGCAAACAATTGTTCAACCATGAAAAGACTATCAATGTTATCATACAAGGAACTGAGCAATTACAAAATACTATCATATTACAAGTTAACTGCAATATCTCAGGCATCTGGAAGGTTGGCATTGATGAAAAAAGACATCAAGAAGGGAAGAACTTCAAAATCTCCATATGTATCAAAACCATATCTAGTTTCTTGCTATGGTTTCAAGATAATTGGTGCATTGCTGTCAATTCCAATGTACCATGGCGACAAGTTTTTGGTCAAACTAAACAATCATACAATATCACAACTAGAAAATGTAGAACCACGTTCATTCACGATAACACCAAACTCTATCTCAATCTCAGTAAGAAAAACTATTGAGCAAATCATTCCACAAAACGTTATTGGTATAGACAGAAACCTCAGAAACATCACAACGTTTGATGGAGAAAAATCAATAATGTACAAGACCAACAAGTTACTATCAATAAAAGAAAACACATCTCATGTGATATCATCTTTCAAGAGACTTGATGTAAGAGTGAAGAAATCATACCAACAAAGATTAGGTAATCGCAAAAGCAGGAGAATACAACAGCATTTACACAAAATATCAAAGGACATCGTACAAAGAGCCGTAGAATCAAAATCAATCATAGTTATGGAAGATTTGAAAGGAATCAGGAAGTTATACAGAAAGGGAAACGGTCAGGGAAACAAGTATCGCAGAAAATTAAACTCATGGTAG
- a CDS encoding GAF domain-containing protein: MNEQFQDGLRQLLVEIGAAAGTVHMCEGQGLRLAAAINIPDAVKEAMNWIPSGKGMAGLALEQGKPIKTCNLKDDRSGNVRPGARAVDAKAAVAIPIRDHDDAIVAVLGVAFADEREIGDSELQELENRAEELLPHLKSKSHEDKS, translated from the coding sequence ATGAATGAGCAATTTCAGGATGGGTTAAGACAATTATTGGTTGAAATCGGCGCGGCAGCAGGAACTGTGCATATGTGCGAGGGTCAAGGTCTACGTCTTGCAGCTGCGATAAATATCCCTGATGCGGTAAAGGAAGCTATGAACTGGATTCCGTCCGGGAAAGGGATGGCCGGTTTGGCGTTAGAGCAAGGAAAACCGATAAAGACCTGCAATCTCAAAGACGACCGTTCCGGTAACGTGCGTCCCGGAGCAAGAGCGGTGGATGCAAAGGCGGCAGTTGCCATTCCGATCAGAGATCATGATGATGCAATCGTGGCTGTTTTGGGGGTGGCCTTTGCTGACGAAAGGGAGATTGGCGACAGCGAACTGCAGGAACTGGAAAATCGAGCTGAAGAATTATTGCCACATTTGAAAAGTAAAAGTCACGAGGATAAATCATGA
- a CDS encoding urease subunit gamma: protein MVEGEPDIPPSTKLFEFKDEDEAIFLNVIEMVKDKLSRNLKLNTHESLVVFCAYIVSEIRSRKSESQIINDSSKILTSENVLFGVPETLRQITFNTTVDNLPKKIIQFTKPIPIMNYIMTDSKTIGITCEKQR from the coding sequence ATGGTAGAAGGGGAGCCAGACATTCCTCCTTCTACCAAACTTTTTGAATTCAAAGATGAAGACGAAGCAATTTTTCTCAACGTAATAGAAATGGTCAAAGACAAACTCTCAAGAAATTTAAAGTTAAACACTCATGAATCTCTAGTGGTATTTTGCGCATACATTGTTAGTGAGATTCGGTCAAGAAAGTCAGAATCACAGATTATAAATGATTCATCGAAAATTTTGACAAGTGAAAATGTCTTGTTCGGAGTGCCAGAAACTTTAAGACAAATTACGTTCAATACTACTGTGGATAATTTGCCAAAAAAGATAATTCAATTCACTAAACCGATTCCAATTATGAATTACATAATGACAGATTCTAAAACCATTGGGATAACCTGTGAGAAACAAAGATAA
- a CDS encoding agmatinase family protein, with protein sequence MEFYGESYKGNDEPIFVGIPTFLKLPLLRNKAELEKVRPDVAIIGEPFDFGTTIRPGARYGPRAIRAASTVPSPPYEHFNIETGVDPFGVFKTVDYGDVNISPGDVVESHRRMTDKVKEVLDIDGIPVMLGGDHSITFANVRAFAKKYKNIGMIHIDTHADCAPQGLCGFKYDHGAHIRRIMELGCLKGKNYTLIGPRGYWPGPDLYKWMADQDFQWFTMLDVEELGIDRIAKEAADRANDNVDAVYISWDIDTFDPAYAPGTGEPEPNGLTSREGMRLMRLLSTSFDPDKFAFDLVEVAPNYDVSDGSSYNGGITSGLANRLIVELLAGLSLTKKGETEGKPVRPKPYRGTGNTYSFGKPKAQIPKRN encoded by the coding sequence ATGGAATTCTACGGAGAATCATACAAGGGCAATGACGAACCAATTTTTGTGGGAATACCTACGTTCTTGAAATTGCCTTTGCTCAGAAATAAGGCAGAACTGGAAAAAGTCCGTCCAGATGTAGCAATAATAGGAGAACCTTTTGATTTTGGTACAACAATCAGACCAGGTGCTAGATACGGACCTAGAGCCATACGAGCTGCATCTACAGTGCCATCTCCGCCGTATGAGCATTTCAACATTGAAACAGGTGTTGATCCATTTGGGGTTTTTAAAACGGTTGATTATGGAGATGTAAATATTTCACCAGGTGATGTGGTTGAATCCCACAGAAGAATGACTGACAAAGTCAAAGAAGTATTAGACATTGATGGCATTCCTGTCATGCTTGGTGGTGATCATTCCATCACCTTTGCAAATGTACGAGCCTTTGCAAAGAAATACAAGAACATAGGAATGATCCACATTGATACACATGCAGACTGTGCACCACAGGGTCTATGTGGTTTCAAGTATGACCATGGAGCACATATTCGAAGAATAATGGAATTAGGGTGCCTGAAAGGAAAGAATTACACCCTAATTGGACCTCGTGGATACTGGCCAGGTCCAGATCTATACAAATGGATGGCAGATCAAGACTTTCAATGGTTTACTATGCTAGATGTAGAAGAATTAGGCATAGATAGGATTGCCAAAGAAGCTGCAGACAGAGCTAATGACAACGTCGATGCAGTATACATTAGCTGGGATATTGATACGTTTGACCCAGCATATGCTCCAGGAACTGGAGAACCTGAACCAAACGGGCTTACATCCAGAGAAGGTATGAGATTGATGAGATTGCTTTCAACCTCGTTTGATCCAGACAAGTTTGCTTTCGACTTGGTCGAAGTAGCTCCCAACTATGATGTAAGTGATGGTAGTTCATACAACGGTGGAATTACTTCAGGACTTGCAAACCGCTTGATAGTTGAGCTCTTAGCAGGACTATCCCTGACAAAGAAGGGAGAGACTGAAGGTAAACCTGTAAGACCAAAACCTTATCGCGGTACTGGCAACACGTACAGCTTTGGCAAACCCAAAGCCCAGATTCCAAAAAGAAATTGA